From the Aquarana catesbeiana isolate 2022-GZ linkage group LG10, ASM4218655v1, whole genome shotgun sequence genome, the window GCACTATGGGGGTGCAAATGCTCGTGGccaatggtcgcgatgaccgccagccacgagcgatcgcaggcacgagaggcaaaacagggacgtgtgtgtgtaaacacacaaatccctgttctgttctgtgtggagagacagatcgtgagttcctaatagctaggaatcacgatctgtcatttcctctaggtcagtcccctccccctacagttagaaacgcacatagggaacacggttaaccccttgatcgccccctagtgttaacctcttccatgccagtgacatttttacagtaatcagtgcatttttatagcactgatcactatataaatgctaatggtcccaaaaatgtgtcaaaagtgtctgatgtgtctgctcatcggtgtctttatggaccttgctttgtgcattggtgtgcagtcatgttggaacaggaaggggccatccccaaactgttccctcaaagttgggagcatgaaattgtacaaaatatcttggtatgctgatgccttatgagttcccctcactggaactaaggggccaagcccgacccctgaaaagcaatcccacaccataatcctctcaCCACccaaggatttggaccagtgcacaaagcaaggtccataaagacatggatgagcgagtttggggtggaagaacttgactggcctgcacagagttctgacctcaacccgatagaacccgaTAAACCATCCaatcaactgatcacatgtgcagcttaaTGGCAGTTTAAGAGTAAACAGAGaccaagatgacagcttccttggctgaaaatgatagttgggtttactttcactttaagttgAACAATAGAGGACACCGTCATCGAATTTAAGAGTGTTGACTCTTGGTCAGCTGAATAGAAAGGTTTAGGTTTGTTTTTCACTAGCTTGGCAGCAGTAATACTTGTAAGTTCTGAAAGCCTTGTAAACATGGAACAGtttcagtttaaaaaaagtttacttttcTCAATCCAGGTCTTAAGTTCTTAAGGTCTGAAGTTCAAACAACCTTTTAGACTCTGCGCAAATTCTAGGAGTCTTTTAGTTTTCTGTATTAAAAGGTTTATCCGGAGGTTGATTAGTATAATTCATTGAgaagttatatgtaataaattTGAGGCTCTAACAAGTAAAAACCAAAGAATTTAAGTTTGGTTTCTAATATTTTTTATGAAAAGATGAACTAGCTCACATCACCCTAACACCCTTCCCCCAATCCCTGCTgcacttatacagtatattatgaccACCCACACCAGCCTGTGTAACAGACCTCACACTCGGAGTATTCACTGCACAGCTCTTGGGGCTATGTACTATCACAATGCATGCAatgaggtgaacttagcctttaaccaatCCAATAGTTGGGTTTATATGTATCTACAATCAGCTCCTTTGGCTACACTGTTTGCATAGTGGTGCATTTCCTAGCTGGCCTTTTTAACTCCTTTGCACTGACAATACACAAATATGTGGCTTCTCTGAGTGGGCGCAGATTTGAATATCATTTTGTAAACACAGCTGTGCAGagagcgcgctcccagcacagttaccggcaACTAACAGAAAGCTTTCCAATTATATGACTGCTGTGACAGACAATcgtggcggtcacatgatcataaaccccgccctgcctcccggcatctgtaaccccttaaagggccaggaggcactgGCACCAAGGGGTTTTCCTCATCACCATAGGTCATAGAAAATGAGGACTGTAGCTTTCAATTTTAGTGCTATCTTTTAAGAAGGTGCTGAATGCAGGACCTCAAACATCACCAACTCCATGAGGTAGAGAATACTTTGATAATTTGTTTTTCCAATTCTATTGGTCTAAGACACAGCATTGGCAAACAGGTATAGATAAGACTAGGCCTGGCCTATTGCGTCTTGTATTCATCCTCATTTCTGTTCCTTTACATAGTTATGCAGTttataatgttgaaaaaaaacatccagttaaacctatgtagtgtgatttttattctctaacaatCCTGGTAGCCTTGTATATTCTGTCTTGTGAAAAAGACATCTAAACATTTTTGAAGTATATTTCTTTACTTACATGGCTCCATTTATGTGGCCTCAAATATCCTGGTCAGCACATCTtgtaattggctactatgcagctTCTGCCTGAAGACCTTCAGATGCCCTTTTGCAGGTACTttgtgtagcggtgtagttgccactagtaacaaacatccaccatatcagcctgctgccagacctccatatatcacctctgaTACAATGAACAGTCATCTGCTTTGTTTTGTTTTCGTTTATTGGGGaggtataacttggttgggggaaaaagTGTATATGGGATAGTAGTGGTAGAGGGCGCTACATTTGCAAAAGTCATTTATGTTAGTACTGTCCCCGGTGCTGGTTTAAAAAAACACTAATCTAAAGCTTTAGCTAACTTTAGTAATAACAAATGATTAGTTATTACTACATATATAAACACATTATAGAATcgaaaaagtataactaaagaaagtCACCTTTTGTGATAATGTAAACATTtactttttagtttctatgatgtgTATATCTAATTAACATTTCAAGTAATTTATTTGGCATCCTATTTACAAAATgtagtttatttattatatatacactgtgatattGGAGCCGGAGATCATCAGCCAAGCACCTTAGTGAAAGCAAACAGTTCCTTTTACGGTCAAAAACAGGCCAACAGAAAAAACAGCTGGTCCTCCGGAAACAAAAAATGTTGATCAATTGTTGGTACAAAACATAAACGCTCGGCTCACTGCCAGTCACACTTCTACTTTAACAGGGTGTTTGAAATCTCCTGGATGTCTAAGGGGTCCCAAAGAGAAGGTCATCAGAGTTCAGCAACCTTGTCTCAGCCACGCACTAGCCCACATTGCTCATTTAGTTGTGTTTCTTCTCTACTTCACCTCACAGACTGGCACTGAGTGTTTCCTCCTCCTTTTCTGGACTCTGATGCAAATGGGTGAATCCTTTCAGGGTAAAAGTCCCTGTAATGAGGGATGAAAGTTCTTTCTCACCCAAATATCTCCCTGAAACTCCAAATTCGGGTCCCAAATGAGGACTTATCGATCCAGAGGGGACCATAAATCAGTCCTCTTCTTTCCCTTGGATTCAGACCCACTGATCACagtttggggtaaagggccaatcacagcggtcatttaccacgtgatcagctatgtccaatgacagctgatcacagatgtaaacacaagctggttatctgtgtttctttcctcacactgacagcgctaGGAGAGAAGAAGGAAGCCAATagccggcttgtgttaaagggacatcaacactaataattagggcactgattatcagtgtactgattatcaatgcagtcccaacagtgcccaccagtgctgccaatcagtgaccatcagtgcttcctcatcagtgccacctatcagtgttgcctgccagtgcccatcagtgccacctatcagtgttgcctaccagtgcccatcagtgccacctatcagtcccacctatcagagtccatcagtgccacctatcagggcagtCTCATCAGtatccaccagtgctacctattagttcccatctgtgccacctattagtgcacatcagtgctatttatcagtgccgcctcatcagtgcccatcagtgcagcctaataatggccatcagtgcaggagaaaaagtATGTTTGCCAAAttctataacaaactatgaaaaaaaattatttttgaaaaatgttcggtcttttttcgtttgtttacaaaaaaattaaaaacccagtggtgattaaatacaaccaaaagactctatttgtgtgaaaaaaaatgacaacaaagtcatatgggtaaagtgtagcatgaccgctctgAATTGTCAAtcaaattgtcatttaaagtgtgacagcactgaaagctggaaatcggcctgggcaggaagggggtaaaagtgcccagtaagcaagtagttaaagggaccacaacccaaacagTGGGGAAATAAAGCTGCCAGCCAAGACCCATCCCTGCCATCTTGTAAACACTTATCAATTTAATctcttccatattttttttcctccCAAACTTTTAATAATGTTTAGGTATTGAACCTGATAATGTTAATTTGTTATGTTTTCTAATATATTGTCCATACACTGTACCTGATATTgtattttatataatctttatccaTATTCTGATGAAAGGCACACAGTAAATGTCCTGAAATGCGTTGGTGatcaataaatagataaaaaaatgtattgtgtaCATAAAAGGTTTACAATATTCTTCCAAGACAAGTCAACACACATTTATATTCTTAATGATCTTTAATAAGATAGCGATATTTGTTAACACAATTTAACACAGATTGATGCAAAATGACATTGCTGACTTTAGCGCAGCTGCTGTGATTTCTGACTGCAATAAAACCCGGAGGCCAACATAATTCTATTTGGCTCAATTTGGCTCCAGATGAATGCTATTGGCTCCAATCATCTACTCCCCTTTGCGTCCTACAATGAATAGAAAAGCTTTATAATCAATGAGATCGCTAACATTGCGTCTCCTCTTCACTGCATAGTAATCAATGACTAAACCCACCTTACCAAAGGCATTTTTCACAAACTCCtcattacatttaaaacaatggaaCCGTTCTGCTCCAACAAACAAGTACGTCATATCTATTGCCGCAAAAAGTAACAGTTGGCCTCCAGGTTTTAGCAGCTTTATTGTCTTCTCCAGATTCTTCATGTATTCATCTTCATTTTTACTGATCATTTCCAGTATCCCCACACTGATAACACAATCAGCAAGTGGTAGTAGCACCGGGGAAGATATGTTTTCCTGttcaaaatcacatttcaaaatctGCTTGATGGATGACCTTAGGCGCATTTCTGTCTCCTGAAGTTGatctctgaaagaaaaaaaaaacataatatggaCATTACAGGAAATATTTCAATATAAAGTGATGTGGCGTGATAAGCAATTCTGATAAAGTTCAGTTAGACTTTAATTTGACAAGTTAAAATAAAATTGTCATACTAGTGTAGCATTACCCCTGTAGGAGTTGCTAATTGCAGGGTTCCCCACTACCTTTGGcttgtgtttttgttgttttattaggggatgataacttagaTGGGGTAAAGGCAGGgccatcttaaaggggttgtaaaggttcacgtttttaccttaatgcatcctatgcattaaggtgaaaaaacatccgacaataccggcccccccagcccccccattttacttacctgagcccgttcacctgctgcgcttGCCCCCGAattcctcttcgctgctcagcctggccattgattggctagagtggatggattgaaagcagcgcacccattggctcgcgctgctgtcaatcacatccaatgacatggcgtgctggggggtggggccgagtgatacagtcagcagctatagctgccggttgtatcacgggagcgtgcccacaagaactaaacaccatgcgagagagctcgcatgaaggtgtttagttcttgcggggaggagctgagccagccgccgagggaccccagaagaccaggttcggggccactctgtgcaaaacaagctgcacagttaaggtaagtataacatgtttgttattttattaaaaaaaatacctttacagcccctttaatagcatcatgggcccctgggcaaagtaatgctctgggtcccctaccagcttgccccaatttacgcacctactttcaagaattaaagtataaatagttgatagaattaaacatagattcattagtactttcaataaaataaattttacaaaaagaaaacattccataaattaaagactaatcaacacaaagggcacagtacagtggaGAATGCtgaagggcacagtacagaaggggtccggagggcacaatactgggatcaggaaggcacagtTTAGGTTCTGGGACGCTTCCCGGGACACGGCCATCTCTggacagtttagtaaaaagcatgaATGTCCCAGACAGTTGGCAAATATGATGTAATGTAAGATTATTGCGGGGCCCTATGCAccaggggcccctgggcagtgcccaggagtgcctttgcattaagatggccctggttaagggattatgggatacccaacttgaaaatgtccaacaattaaaaccagggacaacttccttcctatttacagattcctcttcttccttccacctgcacaaacttggttccattgtacagatccTGCTGGTTCACTCCTCTGGGAACTAACTGTCCCTAGTTAGTTcagcaatagcccattacaggctaggaacagTCCCTTGGTAAACTTGCaatgtggagtgaacagcatctcaCACAACCTTCTGCCTCTTTGTAGACACTTGTCCCAGTTCTACTGCTTGCAGAAATGCTAgctcacctggctgccaccagcccaccTAGCTGCTTTCTCTTCCCACTCTTGTaatgggatccttccaggccagcctcctgAGCTCCAGCCCGAGGTGAAACCCCTAatggcaggggtccctcaagggccacgacagACTCTCTTCAACACTGCTTGTCCTTCTGCTACTTTACTCcactgctggcatggctcattagTTTCCTGCCAGGCCCCCAAATATACCCCTAAATA encodes:
- the LOC141110161 gene encoding indolethylamine N-methyltransferase-like, with protein sequence MDSTTHKFYHVHGMDSRSFLDLFFSNKEDMVFAEDTLTFPMRMIHYQFSTGRVKGTFLIDISLGSFIHLLYSASNSFKKIVLLRFQEKCIMELNRWLHDHTGAYDWSHTSSAAAELEGTRDQLQETEMRLRSSIKQILKCDFEQENISSPVLLPLADCVISVGILEMISKNEDEYMKNLEKTIKLLKPGGQLLLFAAIDMTYLFVGAERFHCFKCNEEFVKNAFGKVGLVIDYYAVKRRRNVSDLIDYKAFLFIVGRKGE